Genomic segment of Dasypus novemcinctus isolate mDasNov1 chromosome 4, mDasNov1.1.hap2, whole genome shotgun sequence:
agttgatgatcacacattatagtgagtaacaactggtttataaatgggaacgTGACTGGAAGGGGTagtgtagggatgtaaatgtcaattgaaagaaagctagagtataatctagggactgaactgaataacacaataaacccagaggtggatgaaattgtggttgatggtacagatgcatgagtgtcctttgtgaggtagagcagatgtacgtcactattgcagggtggtgggaatgtggagaagcatgggaaaaatacaactggagtgactgtggttaacagcaatactgtaatattcatgcatctatgtcaaaaatgtactgtgttgataatggggagtatggaaaagtatgccaaatgtatgctatggaccatggttaatggtaacagtttgatgatattatctcacaatctgtaacaaatgttccaccacagtgtggtgtgttgatggaggggtgttgtttggtgTCTGCACATaagcatgattgctttgtaagttcacaacttctgtaataaaaatatattttaaaaaataataatagggtcagttgggggaaaaatacaccaaatataagatatggactataattagtagtaagattttgacaatattctttcataatttgtaacaaatgtctcacaacaatgcaaggtgttggtagtgagttgatgtaggggacccctgtatgatgttatgcatgtttgctgtgtaagtttacaatttttactatacacttattgtttatgtatgttcatgcatgaatgatataaaataataataataatataataataataggatgggttgggaaaatacaccaaatgtaagatacttcggtagcagtaatattttgaggatgctctttcatcatttgtcaaaaatgtttcacaacagtgcaaggtattggttatggggtgaggtatgagagcctgtatgatattatgcatgtttgttttgtaagttcacaacttttactatacatattGTACATGtaagtttatgtatgagtgatatacttcaataaatttttaaagaaaaaacaaagtaaagagactgaattagCAATAACATCTTCCCCAAAAGAAAAGCCCAAGCTCAGAtgatttcactggtgaatttgaccaaatatttccatatatttaaagaagaatcaACACCAATCCTTCACAAAATCTTTcataaaacagaagagaagggaacataTTTCAATGCATTCTCTGTGGCCACTGTaatcctgataccaaaaccagacaaagatatcacaagaaaagaaaactacagacttcatctcaaaataaacaacaaaatcctcaacaaaatactactgTAGCtatttgatattgcttatgaattgcaaacctaggtattggattatgtttgcgatacggtctgttcttctgggcgtattagattggattggattcagaggttttacttttacttgattaaataatgattaaggctttgattgggccatgtcagtaggatgtagagtctccacccccttggtgggtgacaACTCACAGAAGAcgacatggcagagaagaaaatTAGTGTTTTgaacctggagcccaggaagtaagcacgcaGAGAAGCAGATTCATGAGAAAGCTCCGTTAGACGTGGcagaagccctggaaagagagacaagctattcacctgatagtctacagctgaccttgtagacaGACCAGAGCTGCTGAACCCGGAGAAGAATGAGCACCAGAAGAAAGATAAGATTTATCcaagcctacaactgagattgaaagaagctgggaccatggagcctaaagaggaagagggaggccgAACCCTTAcaggcatcagcagccatcttgctccaacacatggcaacagactttggtgagggaagtaacttacactttatggcctggtaactgtaagtttctaccccaaataaataccttttataaatgtcaacagatttctggtattttgtatcagcacccctttggctgactaatacaactaccaAACAAAATCCATACAAAAGGGGATTGTATGcctcttctattcaacattgtactagaggttctagccaggacaattaggcaagaaagtccatattggaaaggaaaaggtaaaacaatTTCTCTTTATAGGTGACATGATCTTGTGTGTAGAAAATCAAATCCTAGGAGTCCACAAAAGACtagtagaactaataaatgaattcaatagGATTTCAAGATCCTAGATCAATAAACCAAAatcaattctatttctttacaGTAGCAATGAAcattccaaaaatgaaattaagaaaacaattccatttataaagcatcagaaagaataaaatattaggaataaatttaacagaaaTTTAAGACAtacattgagggaagcagatttggctcaactgatagagcatctgcctaccacatgggaagtccagggttcaaacccagggcctcctgacccgtgtgatgagctggccaatgtgcagtgctgatgtgcacaaggagtgctgtgccaagcaggggtgtcccccatgtagaggagccccacgcataaggagtgcgccccataaggagagctgcctcacgcaaaaaaaaatgcaacctgcccaggagtggcactgcacacacggagagctgacacagcaagatgatgcaacaaaacgacacagattcctggtgccgctgacaagaatacaagtggacacagaagaacacaaagcaaatgaacacagagagcagacaactgaggggggaaggggagagaaatatcaatcaatcaatcaatctttttttttaaaaaagatatacagtGAAAACTCCAAATGtcatttaaagaatttaaagacctaaataaatggaaaggcatccCATGTTCTGGGATCAGAATTTATATTGTCAAGATGGCAATACTCccaaaattgatctatagataACACATTTATTATCAAAATCCCAAGtaacttctttgcagaagtggacAACTGGAAATGTCAAagcaagaatagccaaaataaagttggaagagtcacattttgaatttcaaaacttactagaAAGCTATAGTACTCAAGGGTAtgtggcactggcataaagagagacatacAGATCACTATAATAGaactgagaaataaaaaataaacccttACCCTGTGGTCAGTTGATTTTTAACAAGAACACCACgacaaatagggaaaaaaaacaatcttttcaacaaatagtgctgggacaactgaatacacacatgcaaaagaatgaagatctaCTCCTGTCTCAaaccacatataaaaattaactcaagggaaatggacttggcccaatggatagggcgtccacctaccacatgggaggtctgcggttcaaaccctccttgacccgtgtggagttggcccatgtgcagtgctgccacacaggggtgtcccccacgtggggaccCCAAGCACAAAGTGTGTGCCCCgtgtggagagccacccagtgtgaaagaaagtacaacctacccaagaatggcgctgcacacacagagggctgacacaaaaagatgacacaacaaaaagaaaacagattccccgtgctgctgataaggatagaagctgtcacagaagaacacacagcaaatggacatagagagcagacaacttggggcggggggaggaagggaaggagagagaaataaataaaaaataaatcttaaaaaaaaaaaaattaacccaagAGAGCATGGACCttaatgtaagagctaaaaccatttaaaaaattaggatAAAACAGgtgtaaatcttcatgactttggattaggcagtgatttcttagacttgacaccagAGGcacaaatgacaaaagaaaaaacacaaaaattggacttcattaaaatcaGAAACTTGTCTGcttcaaaggaaattatcaataaagttaaaagacaatccacagaagaggagaaaatatttgcaaataatatatcTGATGGGTGATTCATAGTCAGAATATGTAAAGCACACTTACAAATcaataattaaaagataaataatacaattttaatgGACATAGGatctgaataaatatttctccaaagaagatacagaaatgaCTGATAAACACATGAACAGATGCTCACCATCATTGGCTATCaggaaaacacaaatcaaaattacagtgagataccactccACACCTACTAAGATGGTTATAAACAAAAAGACAGATCAGAGCAAGTACTGTGAAGATGTTGACCAGCCAGAAATTACTTATAAATtactggtggtaatgtaaaatggtgcaggtactttggaaaacagtctggcagtttctcaaaagattaaaaaatagagttaccatattacccagaaattccactcttaggtgGAATTAatgcccaagagaaataaaaacatgtccacataaaaacttgtacatgaatgttcatagcagcatttttcataatagccaGAAGTCTAtcaaagaaagaatcaatgaataaaatgtggtatagacatacactGGAATATAATttgacaataaaaaggaatgcttAACCAATACATACTATAACATGACTAAACCTTGAAAACAGTATgcaagtgaaagaagtcagtcacaaaaggccATATATATTagaagattccatttatatgaatggtccaaaacagacaaacagtagattagtggttgtcttGGGTTAGGATAAATGGTAGGAGgaatggagagtgactgctaTTGGGTACAGAGTTTCATTTTGGAGTGATGAACTTGTTCTAAACTTAGACTGTGgcgatggttgcacaactctgaatgtactaaaataattaaattgcaCACTTccaatgggtgaattttatggcatgtggattatatttcaattaaaatgttagaaaaatatttttaaagtatcatacatatatatcataaaatGTTGTATGAAACAGAcaagtacaaagaagaaaattaaaattgcctATAATCCCTCCATGTAGAGGTAACCAGTAATTATTGTTAATAATTGTGATTTTAGTAAtaattcctatatttttaatctgtatatatttaaataacttgAGCTCACACTACACATACAAGCTtacatcttattttttaaatttaatgttatGTTATGAGCCTTTCCTCATGTCAGTAAAAATTCAAATAGGTGATTTAACAGTTGTATACTATTCCACTAAATGGCTGTAGCACAATTCACTTaatatttaagggttttttttctgaaattttctctATATGGTGTCACAATGAAGATCCTTTCATGAGAGTCTTTGACAGTGTCTGATTATTTCCATAGATGAGCATCCTTAAAATGGAATAACTAGTTAAAGGATATGTACCTACCAAGGCTTTTGGTTTTTGTTGCCAAATTCCTCTCCAGAAAGGTTGTAGAGAGTTCCTACCTTGCCCCACCAACATGAAcatactttttacaaaatattttccaaagcagAAGACAATTGTAATCGTCACCACATGTTGAGCATGTTCTacgtgccaggctctgtgctgaatgctttacatatattatcctctaagcaacttttttttttttaacttttatttattttttatttctctcatcttccccgccccggttgtctgttcctcGCAGCAACTTTTAGAACAAAACCTATCGTTGTTAGTTTATAGagactgagacccagagaagttaaataacttgcccaaggttacacagctggTTACTAGGAGATCCAGGATTGCAATAGTAGCTTAAATATTGTGATTAATTGTCAGGATCATGTAGACTAGACCCAAGAGGTGACCATCCAGCCCTTGGAGGATGTACGACCCTTAATACTTTTTGCATCGTGGCTATACGACCGGACAATTCTCTCTACTCTCTGGACTTCTGTTTCCTCACCCCTACACGAGATGGTTGGTGGAAGATGATAACTAATGTCTCTGCTGGACATTAGGAAGACTAGGTATGGATCTAAATCATGAATGCAGGGAAGAAGGAATTAGCTTAGAGTGCAAGTTTGTTCATCACCGTCACATTCCTCCTTGATGAAGGACAGAGTGGGTTGCACGTGGTAGCACAGATAGTCGAATCTGCCTGAGCCTATGATGCTTTaactcaggcttttttttttttttggtactggcaCCAGAGTTTGAAACCctgacctcgtatgtgggaagctggcactcaaccactgagccacactggctgcaaagagttgtttttttattgttgcttttctcttgtcgcttgtgtttttgtttttaggaggtaccagggaccaaacctgtgTCCTCCCATCTGGAAGTGGgcactctatcacttgagccatgtctgttccCCAAGGACTCAGGCTTTTGTTAGCAGTTAGCCCTGGGTTCGAATCCTAGGTTCTAACACTTAACTGCTCTGTAGCCTTAGATAATTAATTTACCTTACTCAACCTCAGATTCCTCCTCTGCTAAATGGGGTAATATTAGTTTCACCTCATCTGTCACTGTGGGGTTAAATGTGGCTTGTGAAAGtacagcacatagtaggtgtttaaTAGACACATTTTCCTTTTCGTGCACTCTTTTTCAAGTCTCTGAATCCTTTTTCGAGGGCTGCTGGGATGAAGTTTAGAAGTAATAGTGTGGTCACACACGCAAACTTATCCATCAGACTTTCTCTCAAGGACTCTACCAAGGGACTGCAGGGTTCCACAGAATGCATTAGCGGGCCTTTGAGATGGCAACGTTAAGATTCATGAGTGGGAGCAGTGACTTCATTTCTGGTCTCAGTTCTGATCCCACAGGCACTCCCTTCGTCCAGACTTAGATCCATGGCATCAATTCAGTACAGCGTAAGGAACCTACAGTCCACGGACTTCAGATTCAGAAAGACATGAGTTTGGATCTTGACCTTGTGCTTATTTGCTGGGTGCTTAGTCAAATGATTTAACTTCTTGGTTTCCTCATAGATAAAGGTCATAACAATTACCTTGCAGGGTTGAGGTaagaatttaaaaacacatttaaaggGGCCTGCACACATGGTGAGAGGCTGATAAATGGCAGCTATTACTACTCAGCCTGTCAAACCGTAAAGCTAATGGCCTCAGCCAGGAACAGAAGCCTCATCAACAGTAACAGCCTCATCCGTCAGGGTGAGTCAGTCCCCGAAGCAGGCCTTTTTCCAAACCCAGAGAGACTCCATCTCACCACCTTCTCTTGCCCCAGGCTATAAGCTTAGGTTCCTGATGTTTCTTTAAATCCCAAAGTGCCTAAGATTGCCTCATACATTTGGCACTCCGTAAATATTAATCAATAATGACTTCTTTGTGGTGAAAGACGCCCTACTTTCACTCTTCCTTTTGCATTTCCACTTACTTGGGAACTTGCGAATGACTCTGAAGGGTTGGTGGTTCACATCTGTCTCTGTTATGCTGCAGACATATTTCTCATTTAACTTGACAGGGTATTTCAGGACAGAGAACACTCTGTAGAGGCCGTTCATCTGCTCCTCCAGGACTTCCACGGTACTGTGGTTGCTCAAGTCCCTCTCTGCCCGATCCAGCCAGGTCACATTGGGGGCGAGGTACCAGCCCTTGGAGATGCAAGTGGCCACATGCTCATCATCAATCCTATCAAACTGCACCTGGGGCATTTCAGAGTCTGGttggaaaaaataacaaaacaattaGTCCTCTTTTAATTTCATCCCCTGGAGGCTCAGGCTAGCAGAAGTCTTGCCCTGGGTTTTTACTTTAACCCTTATGGAGGTAACATATCTTAATGTTCACTGCAGTTAAAATTTTGAGCCAAGCATAGTGAGAGAAAAACAGGATACATATGTGTTTCTGCTCTCTAGCTCTCACCTACCACTGCTGTCTTTATTTTCGGAATCCTCCCCCTCTTTGGGGGTTTCATTCCAGAATCTCCGCTGACGAGAAATGCCCTACTGAGAAgcacagaaaataatgaatgattcTCATCACCACTTTCCTATCTCTTCCAAGTCTTATCCTGGAGGAATTGTGCCATGGCTCCATCCACCTGCATCAAGTCTCTGGTGGGAAGAGAACAGCTCCTTTGAAATTCTGTGAAGGGTGAGGACCCCAAGGGCACTATGGAGAACCACTGATCCAGGCCAATCCTTCATTTTAATAGTGAGAATTAGAAAGTGAGAAGAAAAGCTAAGTGGTTGCCCAGAACCACTCAGAATTAGAATATGGACCTCCTGACTCCCAATCCAGGGCTCTTTCATTAAGCTATACCTTGTATCTCAGAGTTTTCAGGTAGGACTATTATGCTATATCACGTTTTGATTTTTCAGAATTAtaatttgtttggagagcttggGATAAGGCCAGTGTGTGTGCTTGATTGAAGGATATATGCAAGGGCAGATACAGTACCTTTTGTTCAGAGCAATATTTTAGCTAAAATGAACTGACATTCCACACACCTGATTCTCAACGTGGGAATAAAAAGAACTTACAGTTTTTTTGAGTAGAAGAGAAAAAGTAAGAACACCAGAAAAGAACCTTTGAAAACGTACCCTTTTGGAGAGAGACAGAACTTAAAACCGAGTTCATCCAGCGAATCGCCTTACCTTCTACTATTAGCTTAATTGTGCTTTCACCTCTTCCATTTGGTGTGATGGCTGAGCACTTGTAGATAGCTTCATCCTGGAAATCCACATTTCTTAGTAAAAGTGATAAACTCCCCTCAGAAATTTCATCCTGATCCACAGAGACTCTTCCCTCATACAAGGAGTTTTGTTCCTCTAATTGCTCTGTGTTATTGCGAAACTGGTACACCAATTTTgagaaaacatcaaaaaaatcaTAGTGCCTGAAAAAGTTGTAATATTCCTTATCATCCTCTACCTCATATTCCTCTGTGATGTCTTCTCTTTCCCAAGAAAACTCAAGATTTTCTGTGCCTTTTACAAATGTGAAATTGCAGGAGAGGGTAACATCAGTGAAAGGGTGGGCCCGTAACTCTTCTGTAGACACTGAgaatgtcaaagaagaaatgaagtttgtAAAGCACATTAAAGACTGGCTAACAACGCATTGGGTAGGGtttaataacagagaaaaaaaattgttctagctattttaaacagaaagggATTTAATACAGAGAAACTAGGTGTTTACAAAGTCTTTGGAAGGGCTAGGAGAATGAACCCTAAGCAGGGCAAGTGAGACTTAGAATACGTGTGTCCTGTTCTTCCCCACATTACACTAGGCTGGGAACAACACTGCAGAGCTGGTCTGCCAGCAGAGCTGCTGCCTCTGTCACAGCAGGAAGCTGGTAAATCAAGAAGTCATCACTGTAGCTGTTGGCTCCAGAGCTGAACTGCGCTGCTGGATTTACACTGGCAAAAGGGAGGACGGCTCATGTGCTATCAGCTCTCTCTCCGAGTAAATCAGATGCCAATTTAATCCCTGAACAAGTACATCTGATCTGAAGAGCCTAAATCATACCCACAACTGAGACTGCAAGGAAATGTTAGAAATACAGCTTTTTGCTTTCAGCCTAAGCTGTCCCGGTAGGTACATCAGAAAGGCAGAAACAGATGTTCGGGAAGTAAATCTATTCCATCTACTACAAACACTAGCCTAGACATAGTTAGCAACAATAGAGACTGAGAGCTGTGGGGTATGCAGCCACACACTAAGTACTATTTATAGACTCATGATATAGAATAGAATCCTGACATGTGATGGCTAGAAGACAGCTCAGAGATGATCTGgttcaatatttttaaactatattcTCCAGAGCCCACCCCAGGGGCTGCCATTGATGGCCAAGTGAAGACCAAATTAATGGGACCTCCACCCACTTCCCACTTTAATCAGAACAGCCCCTCTCTTATTTAGTTTATGTAATGGACTTCCAAATAAGAATTCTTTTGTAAAATGTCTGTGCtactaaaaagcaaaacaaaacaaaaaaaaaaaaacaggaagcaaAGTTGCTCAGGGTCACACAGTAAGATAGTAGCAGAACTGTGGAAAGAAACCTGACCTCTCAgagctaaaaaaaattttaaaaacttaaaaagtaaTTTAGGGCTATAGTTACCAAATTTTGGAAACTAAAAGCTTAATTAAATTCCCAAGGGAAGTAAAACAGAATaatgagacctaagcattgtgaaAGTAGGCACTCCAATAAGAAGACAATTGTTTTTTCTGCCCAGAGACACTGTGCAGGTAACAAGCagcaaaaaaaaggaagagttgGTCAATGTGAGCCTAAGAATGGATACTTTTTGGTATACCAGGATTAgatgaaataaaagaagaaaaagaaataggtgaAGCACCAAAGCAAATCCTAATGGCAAAGGTTAGCAGGCAAGGAAGCTTCCAAGCCATCAGCCCAGCAAAGAGCAGCTGGGGAGCCATCCAGTAAAGAACTCAGCTGAATGATAGATGTAATCTACTC
This window contains:
- the LOC139438819 gene encoding V-set domain-containing T-cell activation inhibitor 1-like codes for the protein MCFTNFISSLTFSVSTEELRAHPFTDVTLSCNFTFVKGTENLEFSWEREDITEEYEVEDDKEYYNFFRHYDFFDVFSKLVYQFRNNTEQLEEQNSLYEGRVSVDQDEISEGSLSLLLRNVDFQDEAIYKCSAITPNGRGESTIKLIVEDSEMPQVQFDRIDDEHVATCISKGWYLAPNVTWLDRAERDLSNHSTVEVLEEQMNGLYRVFSVLKYPVKLNEKYVCSITETDVNHQPFRVIRKFPRRKYPRINDY